The Chryseobacterium aureum genome contains a region encoding:
- a CDS encoding tetratricopeptide repeat protein: protein MEKFQRYYLSFLLLIVYTNTIAQVNCNAVEGENCKKACGLYNWASDLQGYAESQEGFDKAIELCPDFSHAYMEKAVPYLKNGDFVTWKILIDKAVGLDPQLYLGYRGRTKFQLLRGYKGAIQDLEELKKYEPGDLGRSQNGDYNLDVVRAMSYSALGQKEKAAGIAERLLATRGYVKGMFDHYELGATCFELGRYDKALENFEKQSKEYNFAENTYFKSKVSKIRNKDYLDLKMLALQTYDEGKTLKEVYTHHFNKVYRKEIEAL, encoded by the coding sequence ATGGAAAAGTTTCAGAGGTATTACCTTAGCTTTTTGTTACTTATCGTTTACACCAATACTATTGCACAGGTCAACTGTAATGCAGTAGAGGGTGAGAACTGCAAAAAAGCATGTGGGTTATACAACTGGGCTTCAGATTTACAAGGCTATGCAGAATCTCAGGAAGGCTTTGATAAAGCCATCGAATTGTGTCCTGATTTCTCCCATGCTTATATGGAAAAAGCCGTTCCATATCTTAAAAACGGAGATTTTGTAACCTGGAAAATTTTAATAGATAAAGCCGTCGGCTTAGATCCTCAACTATACCTGGGCTACAGAGGGCGGACAAAGTTTCAGTTGTTAAGAGGCTATAAAGGAGCTATTCAGGATTTAGAAGAACTGAAAAAATATGAGCCCGGAGACTTAGGTAGGTCTCAGAACGGAGACTATAATCTGGATGTAGTAAGAGCTATGTCTTACAGTGCTTTAGGACAGAAAGAAAAAGCAGCTGGGATTGCAGAAAGACTTCTGGCAACCAGAGGTTATGTGAAGGGAATGTTTGATCATTACGAGCTGGGAGCTACCTGTTTCGAGCTCGGAAGATATGACAAAGCCCTGGAAAATTTTGAAAAACAAAGCAAAGAATACAACTTTGCCGAGAATACATACTTTAAAAGTAAAGTTTCTAAGATCAGAAACAAAGATTATTTAGATTTAAAAATGCTGGCCCTGCAAACGTATGATGAAGGAAAGACCCTGAAAGAGGTCTACACTCATCACTTCAACAAAGTCTACAGAAAAGAGATTGAAGCACTGTAG
- a CDS encoding sigma-54 interaction domain-containing protein, whose amino-acid sequence MSNELQNIKNRFGIIGNFPALNRALEKSIQVAPTDISVLVIGESGVGKEFIPKIIHSESKRKHQPYIVVNCGAIPEGTIDSELFGHEKGAFTGATATRKGYFEVADGGTIFLDEVGELPLQTQVRLLRVLESGEFMKVGSSQVQKTNVRIVAATNVNMMKAIHDGRFREDLYYRLNTVQIDMPPLRERKGDIHLLFRKFAIDFAEKYRMPELELEQSAVHYIESYSFPGNIRQLRNLVEQMTVVERNRNITAEKLAEYIPMETHLPMVVNTQSAPKQNDFGSEREIMYKILFDMRNDINDLKSLTSELIKNRGTADLSNHEKNLINRIYTPEAQPQVNTGSLMYFENNNDAPVVQNPTIISTPDDSYEDIEDIEVEENRPESLSLQNNEKDLIIKALEKHKGRRNRAADELGISQRTLYRKIKQYNLED is encoded by the coding sequence ATGAGCAACGAGTTACAAAACATAAAAAACCGTTTCGGAATTATCGGAAACTTTCCGGCACTCAACCGGGCCCTGGAAAAATCTATTCAGGTAGCACCTACAGACATTTCTGTGCTGGTAATAGGAGAAAGTGGGGTAGGAAAAGAATTTATTCCGAAAATTATCCATTCAGAATCCAAAAGAAAGCATCAGCCCTACATTGTGGTAAACTGCGGAGCCATTCCGGAGGGAACCATAGATTCTGAGCTTTTCGGACACGAAAAAGGAGCCTTTACAGGCGCTACGGCTACAAGGAAAGGGTATTTTGAGGTAGCCGATGGCGGAACCATATTTCTGGATGAGGTAGGAGAGCTTCCTTTGCAGACACAAGTACGTCTTTTAAGAGTTCTGGAGAGCGGTGAATTTATGAAAGTGGGTTCTTCACAGGTACAGAAAACCAATGTGAGAATTGTAGCCGCTACCAACGTGAATATGATGAAAGCCATCCATGACGGAAGATTCCGTGAGGATTTATATTACCGTCTGAATACCGTTCAGATAGATATGCCGCCTCTAAGAGAAAGAAAAGGTGATATTCATCTGTTATTCAGAAAGTTTGCAATAGATTTTGCAGAAAAGTACAGAATGCCGGAGCTTGAGCTTGAGCAAAGTGCTGTTCATTATATAGAAAGTTATTCTTTTCCCGGTAATATCCGCCAATTAAGAAACTTGGTAGAACAGATGACCGTTGTGGAAAGAAACAGAAATATTACTGCCGAGAAACTTGCCGAGTATATTCCTATGGAAACACATCTTCCCATGGTGGTAAACACGCAGAGTGCCCCGAAGCAGAACGATTTCGGAAGCGAAAGAGAAATCATGTATAAAATTCTATTTGATATGAGGAATGATATTAATGATTTAAAATCCTTAACTTCGGAATTGATTAAAAACAGAGGGACTGCTGATCTGAGTAATCATGAGAAAAACCTGATCAACAGGATTTATACCCCTGAAGCTCAGCCGCAGGTGAATACCGGGTCTTTAATGTATTTTGAAAACAATAATGATGCACCGGTAGTTCAGAATCCTACCATTATTTCCACTCCTGATGACAGCTATGAAGATATTGAAGACATTGAGGTGGAAGAAAACAGACCAGAGTCACTCTCTCTTCAAAACAATGAAAAAGATCTGATCATCAAAGCATTGGAAAAACACAAAGGCCGTAGAAACAGAGCCGCAGATGAGCTGGGAATTTCACAGAGAACCCTATACAGAAAAATAAAACAATATAACCTGGAAGATTAG